A window from Primulina huaijiensis isolate GDHJ02 chromosome 11, ASM1229523v2, whole genome shotgun sequence encodes these proteins:
- the LOC140987477 gene encoding exopolygalacturonase-like, which yields MYLFACHNMNISHVILTAPGNSPNTDGIHIGSSTKIKIVHAKIHTGDDCVSMVAGSQDIDIFDVVCGPGHGISVGSLGRTHETEYVTGIHVRNCTFIGAENGLRIKTWAPSLYSLASDIIFENIDIKNTGNPIIIDQQYCPSGSCKLQNMLSSEVQIKDVTFKNIKGISNTKVAVNIQCSPTLPCKNVRLVDIDLSYRGRGGQARSLCSHVTGSSSGKQKPGGCI from the exons ATGTACCTATTTGCATGCCACAACATGAACATCAGCCACGTGATATTGACAGCACCCGGAAACAGCCCGAACACCGATGGAATTCACATAGGAAGCTCAACTAAAATTAAGATTGTTCACGCCAAAATTCACACAGGGGATGACTGTGTATCCATGGTAGCGGGCAGCCAGGACATCGATATTTTTGACGTTGTTTGTGGGCCTGGCCATGGCATAAGCGTTGGAAGCCTTGGAAGGACCCATGAAACTGAATATGTTACTGGTATACACGTCAGGAACTGCACTTTCATTGGTGCCGAAAATGGCCTGAGGATCAAAACATGGGCACCCTCTTTGTATAGTTTGGCTtctgatataatatttgagaatattgacataaaaaatacaGGCAATCCTATTATCATCGATCAACAATATTGCCCGTCTGGAAGTTGTAAACTGCAG AATATGTTGAGCTCAGAGGTGCAGATTAAAGATGTTACATTCAAGAACATAAAGGGAATTTCGAACACAAAAGTTGCCGTGAATATACAATGCAGTCCGACTCTGCCTTGCAAAAATGTTCGGCTGGTGGACATAGACTTGTCCTACCGTGGCCGGGGAGGACAGGCGAGATCTTTGTGTTCGCATGTTACTGGTTCTTCTTCGGGAAAACAGAAACCTGGTGGTTGTATATAG